From a single Desulfonatronovibrio hydrogenovorans DSM 9292 genomic region:
- a CDS encoding efflux RND transporter periplasmic adaptor subunit, translated as MITRIKSSDYSRTAMNYLKQIAFTAAAVLVTGLIVGMLSGCQDDQSSRDSGIADPFPVTSPAAYPDRTRIVLTGLVEPVQEIRVHAPVPARIEYVSPRLDQGEIIAAQEEIIILDSQAQRSAFKSAQNRVLRAEQQLALLEHAVLDDHQDWKLFQTRRYTEPDPLLVYAPQLEKARQEMTKARNELTRARRELDGTVIRFPFPCLVVSSRVSAGEQVTPDQSLAVLIPLDRARIMAHIPSASAGWLNISEINDQSNAPRVKIRLMGDHVQRFRAGKVTRTIERLDPETGMTGIVVEFIDPYGFDDHPGDRFRIPLGSVVELEITSQAP; from the coding sequence ATGATTACAAGAATAAAGTCATCTGATTACAGCCGTACTGCCATGAATTATTTAAAACAAATTGCTTTTACAGCTGCTGCTGTCCTGGTCACGGGGTTAATAGTGGGCATGCTGTCCGGGTGTCAGGATGATCAGTCATCCCGGGATTCCGGCATTGCTGACCCGTTTCCCGTAACCAGTCCAGCAGCATATCCGGACAGGACCAGGATCGTCCTGACCGGTCTGGTCGAGCCTGTTCAGGAGATCAGGGTCCATGCTCCGGTCCCGGCCAGGATCGAATACGTATCACCCAGACTGGACCAGGGTGAAATCATTGCCGCCCAGGAGGAAATAATCATCTTGGACAGTCAGGCCCAAAGATCAGCCTTTAAATCAGCCCAAAACCGGGTCCTGAGAGCTGAACAGCAGCTGGCCCTGCTGGAACATGCGGTTCTTGACGACCACCAGGACTGGAAGCTTTTCCAGACCAGGAGATATACTGAACCGGACCCCTTGCTTGTTTACGCCCCGCAACTGGAAAAGGCCAGACAGGAAATGACCAAGGCCCGGAATGAACTGACCAGGGCACGCAGGGAACTGGACGGAACTGTGATCAGATTTCCCTTTCCCTGCCTGGTTGTCTCCAGCCGGGTTTCTGCCGGAGAGCAGGTTACCCCTGACCAGAGTCTGGCTGTCTTGATACCCCTGGACCGGGCCAGAATCATGGCCCATATCCCTTCTGCCTCAGCAGGATGGCTGAACATTTCCGAAATCAACGACCAAAGTAATGCTCCCCGGGTCAAAATCAGGCTCATGGGCGACCATGTCCAGCGCTTTCGCGCCGGCAAAGTCACCAGAACAATTGAACGGCTGGATCCGGAAACCGGAATGACGGGCATAGTTGTTGAGTTCATCGACCCTTACGGGTTTGATGATCATCCAGGTGACAGATTCAGGATTCCTCTAGGTTCGGTGGTTGAACTGGAAATCACCAGCCAGGCTCCTTAA
- a CDS encoding cereblon family protein, producing MTSLEGRTTLLFKTRTAPGFTPDSITLEDDQERPGKGQIICSLCRAIITEDVYAVNINGSHAHVFVNPQGLVFEVGCFSKAENITGLGPVTEEFTWFPGYFWQTALCTACRTQLGWIYSGSESGAVSFFGFILDRLIRE from the coding sequence ATGACCAGCCTTGAAGGCCGAACCACTCTCCTGTTCAAGACCAGAACAGCACCCGGATTCACCCCGGACTCAATCACCCTGGAGGATGACCAGGAACGCCCCGGCAAAGGTCAAATCATCTGCAGCCTCTGCAGGGCCATCATTACAGAGGATGTTTACGCCGTAAACATCAACGGCAGCCATGCTCATGTCTTTGTCAATCCTCAGGGTCTGGTCTTTGAGGTGGGCTGCTTCTCCAAAGCAGAAAATATCACCGGGCTGGGTCCGGTAACTGAAGAGTTCACATGGTTTCCCGGCTACTTCTGGCAGACAGCCCTGTGTACTGCCTGCCGGACTCAGCTGGGATGGATCTATTCCGGATCTGAGTCTGGAGCCGTTTCTTTCTTCGGGTTCATCCTGGACCGTCTGATCCGGGAGTAG
- a CDS encoding M23 family metallopeptidase — translation MRRILLISLILMLWSLPAHAVSISIPEQVGQGEPFLVEISWDRQPERISVSWMNKTRDYPVELPGTQAILLGAGLDHKGSYPLSLAFEINGSRLDRQKQIRIVEKDYPVQRLSLPESMVTPPAEVLDRIAREREKTLAAVNTFSLDRFWSDSFVRPVPGSVSSPFGVRRFLNDQPRAPHRGVDLRGAEGVPVAAMETGQVILTGDFYYGGKTVIIDHGLGFQTVYMHLSEIQVNEKEFISRGDQVGLVGMTGRATGPHLHLGVYILGEAVDPLVLLGEK, via the coding sequence GTGAGAAGGATATTATTGATCAGTCTGATATTGATGTTGTGGTCTCTTCCGGCCCATGCGGTCTCCATATCAATTCCCGAGCAGGTAGGGCAGGGTGAGCCTTTTCTGGTTGAAATCAGCTGGGACCGCCAGCCTGAAAGAATATCGGTCTCCTGGATGAACAAGACCCGGGACTATCCCGTAGAGCTGCCTGGTACCCAGGCCATCCTGCTGGGGGCCGGGCTGGATCATAAGGGAAGTTATCCCCTGAGCCTTGCTTTTGAAATCAATGGTTCGCGCCTGGACAGGCAGAAGCAGATAAGAATAGTTGAAAAAGATTACCCGGTTCAGCGTCTCAGTCTGCCCGAGTCCATGGTCACTCCACCCGCAGAAGTCCTGGACAGGATAGCCAGGGAGAGGGAAAAGACCCTGGCAGCAGTGAACACCTTCAGCCTTGACCGGTTCTGGTCTGATTCCTTTGTCCGTCCGGTTCCCGGAAGCGTGAGTTCGCCTTTTGGAGTGCGCCGGTTCTTAAATGACCAGCCCCGGGCACCCCATCGCGGCGTGGACCTGCGCGGGGCAGAAGGGGTACCAGTGGCAGCCATGGAGACCGGGCAGGTGATTTTAACCGGGGATTTTTATTACGGAGGAAAGACCGTGATTATTGATCATGGTCTCGGGTTTCAGACGGTTTATATGCACCTGAGTGAAATCCAGGTAAATGAGAAAGAATTTATTTCCAGGGGAGATCAGGTCGGCCTGGTGGGCATGACCGGCAGGGCCACTGGACCGCATCTGCATTTGGGGGTCTATATCCTGGGGGAGGCGGTTGATCCCCTGGTCCTTTTGGGTGAAAAATAA